A DNA window from Bdellovibrio sp. BCCA contains the following coding sequences:
- the fliM gene encoding flagellar motor switch protein FliM gives MNQVLSQSEVDALLAAVSDGDVATSESSKPEAQNTGKVDERKIVSYDLTSQDRIIRGRLPQLEVIYEKFMRSFRVSLSSALRKIASITLTSTEFLKFGEFINTLPMPTCMSVLRFGNLRGSALFVIESKLAYALVDSFFGGADRPYTKIDGKDFTPIELSIVQKVVGLAINDLEMAWASIEKIGCSFVRTEVNPQFVGIVPPTDVVIASTFDVELENATGTISIVIPYATIEPIKQKLSTGFQVESDQTDKKLWTSIIQEQLLETDMEIKVNLGETEIKLKDMMNLKVGDVIPLDQDASGEFDVNVEGVRKFKGYYGIHHGTVAVQVTRPVQK, from the coding sequence ATGAATCAGGTTCTTTCGCAAAGTGAAGTGGATGCTCTGTTAGCCGCAGTCTCTGATGGAGATGTTGCGACGTCCGAGTCATCCAAGCCCGAAGCCCAAAATACGGGAAAAGTAGATGAACGCAAAATTGTTTCTTACGATCTGACAAGTCAGGATCGTATTATTCGTGGTCGCCTTCCACAACTGGAAGTTATCTACGAAAAATTCATGCGTTCTTTCCGCGTTTCTTTGTCATCGGCTCTTCGTAAAATCGCCTCAATCACTTTGACTTCGACGGAATTTTTGAAATTCGGAGAGTTCATCAACACTCTTCCAATGCCAACGTGCATGAGCGTTCTGCGTTTTGGAAACTTGCGCGGTTCCGCTTTGTTCGTGATCGAAAGTAAATTAGCTTACGCTTTGGTGGACAGCTTCTTTGGTGGAGCGGATCGTCCTTATACAAAAATCGATGGAAAAGATTTTACGCCGATTGAACTTTCTATCGTTCAAAAGGTCGTAGGTCTTGCGATCAACGATCTGGAAATGGCATGGGCTTCGATTGAAAAAATCGGTTGCTCGTTTGTTCGTACGGAAGTGAATCCACAGTTCGTGGGTATCGTTCCTCCGACAGACGTGGTGATCGCGTCAACTTTTGATGTCGAGCTTGAAAATGCGACAGGCACGATCTCGATCGTGATTCCTTACGCGACAATCGAGCCGATCAAACAAAAACTTTCCACTGGTTTCCAAGTGGAGTCTGACCAGACAGATAAAAAACTTTGGACTTCCATCATTCAAGAACAGCTTCTTGAAACGGACATGGAGATCAAAGTGAATCTTGGTGAAACCGAGATCAAGCTTAAAGACATGATGAATCTTAAAGTAGGCGACGTGATTCCTTTGGATCAAGACGCTTCCGGTGAATTCGATGTCAATGTTGAAGGCGTGAGAAAGTTTAAAGGTTATTACGGAATACATCATGGAACTGTGGCGGTCCAAGTAACACGCCCGGTGCAAAAGTAG